From the genome of Papaver somniferum cultivar HN1 chromosome 2, ASM357369v1, whole genome shotgun sequence, one region includes:
- the LOC113351576 gene encoding agamous-like MADS-box protein AGL29: MGRKKIEIETINDPKKRIVTFSKRRGGIESKAAELCKLFPDIIVGIIVFSPGGKAFTFSNSPLGVCNMVERFLKEETKDKKQEDGNAHEAKNSTYVQECTNKAGAGSRSDRYWWDNIDMEELDSVEKLKSLGESLENLKQNLSARKEKLTAAALSTSSSTIEDTIIEDRIVEDAATSITEKHEAGKIYCKEHPNLDLSLNLGW, from the coding sequence ATGGGGAGAAAGAAGATAGAAATAGAAACGATCAATGACCCAAAGAAGAGAATAGTAACTTTTTCGAAAAGAAGAGGCGGTATCGAGAGCAAAGCTGCTGAACTATGCAAGTTATTTCCAGATATCATTGTCGGCATAATCGTATTCTCTCCTGGTGGAAAGGCTTTCACCTTTAGCAATTCTCCTCTAGGTGTCTGTAATATGGTTGAACGGTTCctgaaagaagaaaccaaagataaGAAACAAGAAGATGGGAATGCCCACGAAGCTAAGAATTCAACTTATGTTCAGGAATGCACAAACAAGGCTGGTGCTGGAAGCCGGAGTGATAGATATTGGTGGGATAATATAGACATGGAAGAACTCGATTCTGTGGAAAAGTTAAAGTCTCTCGGAGAATCTTTggaaaatttgaaacaaaatctgtCTGCAAGAAAAGAGAAACTTACTGCAGCAGCATTGTCAACATCGTCTTCAACAATTGAAGACACAATCATAGAAGACAGAATTGTGGAAGATGCCGCAACAAGTATTACTGAGAAGCATGAGGCTGGGAAGATATATTGCAAAGAGCATCCTAATCTTGATCTTAGTCTTAATCTTGGGTGGTAG